TTTTCTTCCAACAACAATCGCGATTATACGGAGACGCACAAACACCATGTCGATCTTCGTGCTCGATCTGTTTCTGGGATGGACGTTGATTGGATGGGTTATTGCTTTGGCCTGGTCGGTTGCCACTGACGCACCGAAGCCGACAACCCAGCAAACCCCGAACTAGAAAACCCTGTTTTTATTCGGTAAAAGTCGGGAGTCCATTTTGAAAATACTTTGATAAATAACGATTTTTTTATAAGGAGGTCTCCGACTTTTACCACTTTTTCCTATTCCGACCTTTATGGTTTTTTAGCTCTTTTCTGAAGCATTTCTTGGTAGGCCTGGGCCGTCTTTATCCCATGCATACCGATGGCGATACATCCTGATCCTGCCATCTTGTGGGCATTGCGATCAAACATATCAAGTATCTCATTTAGGGGGTGGCCGTAGAGCTTAGCGAACCAGTCGGGATTCTCAGCTATAAACTCCATTATCGGATCGTGCGCCTCGTGCATGTAGAGATACAAGCCACCCAACGGAACCCTGTGGTCGACTTCCTCTCCGGCGCTCATGCCCTTGTCGATGTTAGTCAAAGCGAGTACAAACTCACCCCTAAAGAAATACTCCGGTTCAGAGAATTCTGTGATTAACTCAGCTATTTTGTCACTGAGAACCTGTCGTACCCTTTGTGCGATTGGCTCACACCAACGTTGAGCATAAGCATCATTAATCAATGTTTTCGCTTCATACGAGAAAAAGTAAGCATCCGTAATTGGCGACGTTGCACCACCCCTCCTGTGATGTTTTATCGGAACGTCCAAGACCTGTTTCAATACACTGCCCCGATTTGCCGCAACTCCACATATAAAAATTGTGTAGAGAATCAACATGAGTGGGTAATAGCGCAAACCCTCTCCAATCCTGTTGTATTGCACACCACTCGGCACTTCTGTTGCTTTTGCCAGTATCTTGAGTGAGCGTAAAAGTGCATCCGTATATTCACCCTTAGTGTCATTGAGCATTATGGCTGCAATCGAAAGTTGCAGTGACTGAGTCCTTTCTTCAACACTAGATATGATTTTTTTATTTCCTTCCGGGTCTTTGAGTTGAGGCGCCCACGGAAGACCAGTGTCAGCTCCGTCGAGATATTCCCGAAGACGTTTTGCTTCTGAGATAAGATCCTCAGCAATTGCATTTTTCGGGGTGCGCAGTTTGTGTTTGATGCGTGTCGGCAGATCCATGCCAAGCGACTCACCGACATCTATGGTGTCACTAACCTCGATTTGCAGATCTTCCGGTCCCTCCGGTTTCCGCACTTCCTTATCTGGAATAGCTGAAACAGCTCGCTCCACGAGCTTAAACAACGCGCTGTTGTACTGGTCCTCCGTTTTTGCTACCCGGGACTGTAGAGTTCTGATGCTTTCGCGTAATGGTTCTAGGAGTTGCTCTGTTTGTCTTTGACTAATTATCGCAAGATCTTCGGGTAACCCAGGATCAGTTGTTGACCCACGTCGCACGAACCACTCTCCCTTTTTTCTCGAACGCGAGCGATCTGCACAAAATAAATCCTTGAAGAACATGTGTGGCTTATTGTTCCGAGGAGGAATTACAATCGCGCCCCACTTTTTACCGTCTTTAGTTTCAAAACCTAAGACATAAATCTGAGGCATAGGCGAGATGTATGTCTTGAGAAGTTGCTCTACATGGTTCTGAAATTTATCTGTGTCCGACTCTGTGTGAGTGATCCCAATAATACCTTTTGCCTTCACTCCATAGATAATAAATCCGTGATCTTCGTAGTTGCTGTCGTAGGTATTGGTGATAGCAATTATGTCTTTCAGTAAATCAGCTTTCTGTTCGTTTGTGGCGGTTTCGATTTCTGTTTTAAAATCTATTTTTGCCATCTCAGTCCCATGGGCAATAACCCCTTTTAGTAGGGTTTCTAGCTCGCCATTCGTCCATGGCAGTATCTCTTGTGTTTGTTTCTTCTTGCTCATGAGATTTTTAGTGAATAATTTTCTCGATGTAAAAACACTTAAGACAACCAGAGTTTTGCTAGCCGGTCCTTAATTTTCTGCTCAAAAATGGAAATGAGTTGGGCAGTTACTTCAATCGAGGAACGTTCTGTTTTAATTTGCTTAATTATTTGTTTTTGAGCATCAAGAGGAGGTAGTGAGAACTGGATTTCTGAGAGCGCCCTTATAGGTAATTGAGGTTGAGCACTCCCAGACATAAAGTTCGTAACTTGCTCAACAAATTCCTGTGAGTTCAAAAATTGAAGAAGATATTCTGGCAAAAGTACTTTCGAATTAGCTCTCAAAAGAACCATGCCAGAATTAATTCTGATGTTCTCAAACGGAATGTCTCCTGAGTAGTATGCAGAATTACCGAGTGTGCCTCTTGTTGTCAGAACAATATCCTCACGAACGAGTTTTCCCTTTCTTAATAATTCATCCTTAGCTTTCGTAATAAAATCACACTTTGAAAAGTCAAAAGAACCCTTTCTGACATTGCTTGTGTTCAGGAAAAGACAATAACCTTCTGGCTTAAACGCTTCTTTATTTGGATAGTTTGTGCCCCGATCTCCATCAATAATCTGCATGACTTTTTCATCTCCAAATTTAACTTTCTCCCACAATGGATCAATTTCGATTCTCGGCTTCCAGTTCTCAACCACCTGCTTAGCCCCATCGATGATTTTTTGATAACCATCAAACTCGGCAACAATTTGCTTTTGAACCTCGAGTGGCGGTAATGGAATTCTGATCTTCGAGTATTCCGATATCCAAAAACGTTTGTGCTCCGCAAATTTAAAAGTAATGTTTTGCATTGCAAAGTATACATAGCGAGGATCTGCCACCTCTTTCTTTGCATGCAATATCTTCATTGCCGAGGACTTGACCTTGAAAGGAAAATCTACAAATTTAGTCGCTGTCGTAAAGTCATCAAAAATAATTACCGGTAATCGATTCCGAAAAACACCCTCTGTTTCATTTGTATTGCCAAGTATGAAGGTCTTACCGGCTGTTAAAACAGGAGTTTCGTATTCGTCTTTATAATCGACAGATTTAACAATGTATTTAGTCGGCTGTTCATATTCAAGTATTTCTCCTAACTCAACCATCGGCCACTTTGCAACAGAGTGATCAGTGGTTGCCTTATATCGATCACCAGACAACCCATAGTTCTCATCTGACTCAATTTTCGATTTTTCAACAATGTTTACCAGATTACTCTCTATCTCTTTACCTGATTTCCATGCGTTTAAGATATCTGTGACTACTGGCAAATCATTTTTGTCGATAGGTCGGCGCTGAGCGCCAAGATCAAAGCCGTCATTCTCAATTTTTACAAAGACAATCTCGTTTTTATTTTTTGCAATTTCCTTATCGAGAAAGAGGATACTGGTCTTAACTCCGGCGTATGGGTTGAACACCCCAGAAGGCAGCGATACGACTGCCCACAGCCCTTTCTCAAGAAGCATTTGTCTGACTTTTGTGTGTGCTTTTGAGGCATTAAAAACAACGCCCTCAGGCACAATCACTGCGAGCTTACCTTTGAAAGAAAGGTGGTCCATCATAAATCGCAA
The window above is part of the Candidatus Paceibacter sp. genome. Proteins encoded here:
- a CDS encoding superinfection immunity protein, with translation MKFVRVSLAVLLSLCTLGYFLPTTIAIIRRRTNTMSIFVLDLFLGWTLIGWVIALAWSVATDAPKPTTQQTPN
- a CDS encoding putative DNA binding domain-containing protein; the encoded protein is MSKKKQTQEILPWTNGELETLLKGVIAHGTEMAKIDFKTEIETATNEQKADLLKDIIAITNTYDSNYEDHGFIIYGVKAKGIIGITHTESDTDKFQNHVEQLLKTYISPMPQIYVLGFETKDGKKWGAIVIPPRNNKPHMFFKDLFCADRSRSRKKGEWFVRRGSTTDPGLPEDLAIISQRQTEQLLEPLRESIRTLQSRVAKTEDQYNSALFKLVERAVSAIPDKEVRKPEGPEDLQIEVSDTIDVGESLGMDLPTRIKHKLRTPKNAIAEDLISEAKRLREYLDGADTGLPWAPQLKDPEGNKKIISSVEERTQSLQLSIAAIMLNDTKGEYTDALLRSLKILAKATEVPSGVQYNRIGEGLRYYPLMLILYTIFICGVAANRGSVLKQVLDVPIKHHRRGGATSPITDAYFFSYEAKTLINDAYAQRWCEPIAQRVRQVLSDKIAELITEFSEPEYFFRGEFVLALTNIDKGMSAGEEVDHRVPLGGLYLYMHEAHDPIMEFIAENPDWFAKLYGHPLNEILDMFDRNAHKMAGSGCIAIGMHGIKTAQAYQEMLQKRAKKP
- a CDS encoding N-6 DNA methylase, producing the protein MDTISLYKHRIDALMDLIYGSGQANHAAIIEQLNYLLFLRALSIKDDEAELLGITDESEKIFTGDLVKYRWQNLLALNAEDLFKTLEQAFELLQKKSSNATVKLLFRNAHVKIYDRPTLRRVVHEIEEFAKELDKVAHHGDKDVFGDMYEYLLSKLSSAGTNGQFRTPRHIIDFMVKVVDPKKNETILDPACGTAGFLVAAYRYIAGEYTSDKMKKAGSPRAMDKLSADEKKFLFNHMFTGFDSDEDMIKFGMMNLHLHGLTKSYLVRQNSLTDTTGNKDKFDVILANPPFAGKIDEESVSEDLRMGTKATELLFLRFMMDHLSFKGKLAVIVPEGVVFNASKAHTKVRQMLLEKGLWAVVSLPSGVFNPYAGVKTSILFLDKEIAKNKNEIVFVKIENDGFDLGAQRRPIDKNDLPVVTDILNAWKSGKEIESNLVNIVEKSKIESDENYGLSGDRYKATTDHSVAKWPMVELGEILEYEQPTKYIVKSVDYKDEYETPVLTAGKTFILGNTNETEGVFRNRLPVIIFDDFTTATKFVDFPFKVKSSAMKILHAKKEVADPRYVYFAMQNITFKFAEHKRFWISEYSKIRIPLPPLEVQKQIVAEFDGYQKIIDGAKQVVENWKPRIEIDPLWEKVKFGDEKVMQIIDGDRGTNYPNKEAFKPEGYCLFLNTSNVRKGSFDFSKCDFITKAKDELLRKGKLVREDIVLTTRGTLGNSAYYSGDIPFENIRINSGMVLLRANSKVLLPEYLLQFLNSQEFVEQVTNFMSGSAQPQLPIRALSEIQFSLPPLDAQKQIIKQIKTERSSIEVTAQLISIFEQKIKDRLAKLWLS